In a single window of the Thermus amyloliquefaciens genome:
- a CDS encoding M50 family metallopeptidase yields MSLVWFLIIIGVSIFVHELGHYLAARVQGVRVKAFSLGFGPILWKRHAWGTEWRLSAIPLGGYADIEGLLPEERGRGYDALPFPGKLLVLTAGVMMNILLAWGLLAYLFTAQGVPEATGKAVILEVLPGSVAEEAGLRAGDVLVAVDGTPLAQAQGIERLKTPGEHTLTLRRQGQELTLTLTWREGMERLGVVYQPEVAFRRVGFLEGFGLAVSRSLAFGPQMAKALVSGLLGVLAGNPDSGVVGPLGIVAETGRAAKEGLFRLLELTVAINLSLALFNLLPIPALDGGRVLLLLLSRFLRIRPEQEAMVHYLGFVFLMLLILLVTFQDLRRLLGG; encoded by the coding sequence ATGAGCCTGGTCTGGTTTTTGATCATCATCGGCGTGAGCATCTTCGTGCACGAGCTTGGGCACTACCTGGCGGCGCGGGTGCAGGGGGTACGGGTCAAGGCCTTCAGCCTGGGCTTTGGTCCCATCCTGTGGAAACGGCACGCCTGGGGCACGGAGTGGCGGCTTTCCGCCATTCCCCTCGGCGGGTATGCGGACATCGAGGGCCTCCTCCCCGAGGAGCGGGGCCGGGGGTACGATGCGCTTCCCTTTCCCGGAAAGCTTCTGGTCCTGACGGCCGGGGTCATGATGAACATCCTCCTGGCCTGGGGGCTCCTGGCCTACCTCTTCACCGCCCAAGGGGTACCGGAGGCCACGGGAAAGGCGGTGATCCTGGAGGTCCTCCCGGGAAGCGTGGCGGAGGAAGCGGGGCTAAGGGCGGGCGACGTCCTGGTGGCCGTGGACGGCACCCCCCTCGCCCAGGCCCAGGGGATTGAGCGGCTGAAGACCCCGGGGGAGCACACCCTCACCCTGCGCCGCCAGGGGCAGGAACTCACCCTCACCCTCACCTGGCGGGAGGGCATGGAGCGGCTTGGGGTGGTGTACCAGCCCGAGGTGGCCTTCCGCAGGGTGGGCTTCCTGGAGGGGTTCGGCCTGGCGGTGAGCCGCTCCTTGGCCTTCGGCCCCCAGATGGCCAAGGCCTTGGTGAGCGGGCTTTTGGGCGTGCTGGCCGGGAACCCAGACAGCGGGGTGGTGGGCCCCCTGGGCATCGTGGCGGAAACAGGCCGGGCGGCCAAGGAGGGCCTTTTCCGCCTCCTGGAGCTCACCGTGGCCATCAACCTCTCCCTGGCCCTTTTCAACCTCCTGCCCATTCCCGCCCTGGATGGGGGGCGGGTTCTCCTCCTCCTCCTTTCCCGCTTTCTCCGCATCCGCCCCGAGCAGGAGGCCATGGTCCACTACCTGGGCTTCGTCTTCCTCATGCTCCTGATCCTCCTGGTCACCTTCCAGGACCTGAGGAGGCTTCTCGGAGGCTAG
- a CDS encoding glycosyltransferase family 2 protein: MEATVLIPAYNEEATIAGVVRVAKEAGFPVVVADDGSGDRTAQEAAKAGAQVVRLPQNRGKGGALAEGLRRVETPWVLLLDADLLGLAPQHLHALLAPVAAGEAEMTVGVFQGGRLSTDLAMRLTPFLSGQRALRTEDLRRVPGLPDARYDLELLLTRHARREGWRVLYLPLPGVSQVMKEEKRGLLPGFLHRLRMYREILRYYLKAKA; this comes from the coding sequence ATGGAGGCCACCGTCCTCATCCCCGCCTACAACGAGGAGGCCACCATCGCCGGGGTGGTGCGGGTGGCCAAGGAGGCGGGCTTTCCCGTGGTGGTGGCGGACGACGGCTCGGGGGACCGCACCGCCCAGGAGGCGGCCAAGGCCGGGGCCCAGGTGGTGCGCCTGCCCCAGAACCGGGGTAAGGGCGGGGCCCTGGCGGAGGGGCTCAGGCGGGTAGAGACCCCTTGGGTCCTCCTCCTGGATGCGGACCTCTTGGGCCTGGCCCCTCAGCATCTCCACGCCCTCCTGGCCCCCGTGGCGGCGGGGGAGGCGGAGATGACGGTGGGCGTATTTCAGGGGGGGAGGCTTTCCACGGACCTCGCCATGCGCCTCACCCCCTTCCTCTCCGGGCAACGGGCCCTGAGGACGGAGGACCTTAGGAGGGTGCCGGGCCTACCGGACGCCCGCTACGACCTGGAACTCCTCCTCACCCGCCACGCCCGAAGGGAGGGCTGGCGGGTCCTCTACCTGCCCCTCCCCGGGGTGAGCCAGGTGATGAAGGAGGAGAAGCGGGGGCTTTTGCCGGGCTTCCTCCACCGCCTGCGCATGTACCGGGAGATCCTGAGGTACTACCTCAAGGCCAAGGCCTAA
- the proC gene encoding pyrroline-5-carboxylate reductase, producing MKLAFVGLGKMGRSILKGALERGFLRPEEVGVVGRTPERTRELAEAFGLRPLTLKELAQAERVLLAVQPRDFPHLAPEMAHPGVGYISIMAGVSTAVLSRRLDTRRVVRAMPNLAAVIGESSTALTALQEAREAGDLAFARALFATVGDVYEIPEHLFDPFTAMSASAPAYLAVVAEALADAGVKMGMPRALALRLAAEALAATGELLKSRHPAQLKDEVASPGGTTIHGLHALEARALRAAFYEAVEAATRRGHELGEAE from the coding sequence ATGAAGCTGGCGTTTGTGGGCCTGGGGAAGATGGGGAGGAGCATCCTGAAGGGCGCCCTGGAGCGGGGCTTCCTGAGGCCGGAGGAGGTGGGGGTGGTGGGCCGCACCCCGGAGCGCACCCGGGAGCTGGCCGAGGCCTTTGGCCTCCGCCCTTTAACCCTCAAGGAGCTCGCCCAGGCGGAGCGGGTGCTTCTTGCCGTCCAGCCCCGGGATTTTCCCCATCTGGCCCCGGAGATGGCCCACCCTGGGGTGGGGTACATCTCCATCATGGCGGGGGTGTCCACCGCGGTGCTCTCCCGCAGGCTGGACACCCGGCGGGTGGTGCGGGCCATGCCCAACCTGGCGGCGGTGATCGGGGAAAGCTCCACCGCCCTCACCGCCTTGCAGGAGGCCAGGGAGGCGGGGGATTTGGCCTTCGCCCGGGCCCTCTTCGCCACCGTGGGGGATGTGTACGAGATCCCCGAGCACCTCTTTGACCCCTTTACCGCCATGTCCGCCTCGGCCCCCGCCTATCTGGCGGTGGTGGCCGAGGCCTTGGCCGACGCCGGGGTGAAGATGGGCATGCCCCGGGCCTTGGCCCTGCGCCTGGCGGCGGAGGCCTTGGCGGCCACGGGGGAGCTATTGAAAAGCCGCCATCCCGCCCAGCTCAAGGACGAGGTGGCGAGCCCCGGCGGAACCACCATCCACGGCCTCCACGCCCTCGAGGCCCGCGCCCTCCGGGCCGCCTTCTACGAGGCGGTGGAGGCGGCCACCCGGCGGGGGCACGAGCTGGGGGAGGCCGAGTAG
- a CDS encoding RsmB/NOP family class I SAM-dependent RNA methyltransferase, with protein sequence MRPEGPRALALRILLEVERGGRAQFLLDRALDRLSWPERDKAYVTHLVYGVLRHLRFLDHLLEPHLRRPEGLPPPVRWVLRLGAWEWLSGKPDHARVSPWVEETKRVSARLAGLVNAVLRRLHPREAPECVRLSLPDWLCQAWQGFFGQVAFAEGFNEPAPLFVTAYRPVAGLPPGPVPDSYLWEGGKTDFSALGLQPQNPASLFAAQLLEPGPGDKVLDLCGGAGLKAFYLAAKGAEVVSYDRNPKRQAAGMRTAEKLGLRVAYRTQDLTEPLSEKAQKVLLDAPCTGTGTFRGHPELRYRLAPQDPGRMAGLQLKLLETAAQATEEGGVLVYSVCTLTEEEGEGVARAFLARHPEFAPEPIPCPPCPLPVLKAGLGVYVAPEGGLDGFYYLRLRKVNSRA encoded by the coding sequence TTGAGGCCCGAAGGCCCCAGGGCCCTGGCCCTGCGCATCCTCCTGGAGGTGGAGCGGGGCGGCAGGGCCCAGTTCTTGCTGGACCGGGCCCTGGACCGCCTCTCCTGGCCGGAGCGGGACAAGGCCTACGTCACCCATTTGGTGTACGGGGTCCTCCGCCACCTGAGGTTCCTGGACCACCTCTTGGAGCCCCACCTCAGGAGGCCGGAGGGGCTTCCTCCTCCCGTCCGCTGGGTTTTGCGCCTCGGGGCCTGGGAGTGGCTTTCCGGCAAGCCCGACCATGCCCGGGTGAGCCCCTGGGTGGAGGAGACCAAGAGGGTATCCGCCCGCCTGGCGGGCCTGGTGAACGCCGTGCTCCGCCGCCTGCACCCGCGGGAGGCCCCCGAGTGCGTGCGCCTGAGCCTTCCCGACTGGCTTTGCCAGGCCTGGCAGGGGTTTTTCGGCCAGGTGGCCTTCGCCGAGGGGTTCAACGAACCCGCCCCCCTCTTCGTCACCGCCTACCGCCCCGTGGCGGGGTTGCCGCCGGGCCCGGTCCCCGATAGCTACCTCTGGGAGGGAGGGAAGACGGACTTCTCCGCCTTGGGCCTCCAGCCCCAGAACCCCGCCTCCCTCTTCGCCGCCCAGCTCCTCGAGCCGGGCCCGGGGGACAAGGTGCTGGACCTTTGCGGGGGTGCGGGGCTCAAGGCCTTTTACCTGGCCGCCAAGGGGGCCGAGGTGGTGTCCTACGACCGGAACCCCAAGCGCCAGGCGGCGGGGATGCGCACGGCGGAAAAGCTGGGCCTAAGGGTGGCCTACCGCACCCAGGACCTGACGGAGCCCCTTTCCGAGAAGGCCCAAAAGGTCCTCCTGGACGCCCCTTGCACCGGCACCGGTACCTTTCGCGGCCACCCTGAGCTCCGCTACCGTTTGGCCCCGCAAGACCCCGGGCGCATGGCGGGGTTGCAGCTTAAGCTCCTGGAGACCGCCGCCCAGGCCACGGAGGAAGGGGGGGTCTTGGTCTATAGCGTCTGCACCCTGACGGAGGAGGAAGGGGAGGGGGTGGCCCGGGCCTTCCTCGCCCGGCATCCGGAGTTCGCACCCGAGCCCATCCCCTGCCCCCCCTGCCCCCTTCCCGTCCTCAAGGCGGGGCTGGGGGTTTACGTGGCCCCGGAGGGGGGGTTGGATGGGTTTTATTACCTCCGCCTGCGGAAGGTAAACTCTAGGGCATGA
- a CDS encoding stage V sporulation protein S encodes METLRVSSKSRPNSVAGAIAALLRTKGEVEVQAIGPQAVNQAVKAIAIARGYIAPDNLDLVVKPAFVKLDLENEERTALKFSIKAHPLES; translated from the coding sequence GTGGAAACGTTGCGCGTGTCTTCTAAGTCCCGCCCCAACTCCGTGGCCGGTGCCATTGCGGCGCTCTTGCGCACCAAGGGGGAGGTGGAGGTGCAGGCCATCGGGCCCCAGGCGGTGAACCAGGCGGTGAAGGCCATCGCCATCGCCCGCGGGTACATCGCCCCCGACAACCTGGACCTGGTGGTGAAGCCGGCCTTCGTCAAGCTGGACCTGGAGAACGAGGAGCGGACCGCCCTCAAGTTCAGCATCAAGGCCCACCCCCTGGAGTCTTGA
- a CDS encoding type II toxin-antitoxin system RatA family toxin yields the protein MPEVRAERFIKAPAEKVYALAKDLEGLKPYLKEVESLRVLAQEGQRTRSEWVAVAMGKKVRWLEEEEWDDQNLRNRFYSPEGDFDRYEGTWVFLPEGEGTRVVLSLTYELTIPIFGGLLQRLVQKLMQENIESLLKGLEERVLAS from the coding sequence ATGCCCGAGGTGCGTGCGGAGCGCTTCATCAAGGCCCCAGCGGAAAAGGTCTACGCCCTGGCCAAGGACCTGGAGGGCTTGAAGCCCTACCTGAAGGAGGTGGAAAGCCTCCGGGTGCTCGCCCAGGAGGGCCAGCGCACCCGAAGCGAATGGGTGGCGGTGGCCATGGGCAAGAAGGTCCGCTGGCTGGAGGAGGAGGAGTGGGACGACCAGAACCTTAGGAACCGCTTCTACTCCCCGGAGGGGGATTTTGACCGCTACGAGGGCACCTGGGTCTTCCTGCCGGAAGGGGAGGGCACCCGGGTGGTCTTGAGCCTCACCTACGAGCTCACCATCCCCATCTTTGGCGGGCTCCTGCAGAGGCTGGTGCAAAAGCTTATGCAGGAGAACATAGAGAGCCTTCTCAAGGGCCTCGAGGAGCGGGTCCTGGCTTCCTAG
- a CDS encoding regulatory protein RecX: MGMEKSEALAYALRLLSQRALSRARLREKLLRRFPEGEVEGVLARLEALGYLNDQAFAEAFVASRRKYGPHKLRHLLRAQGVAEEVVAKVLAAYGEEESLEAALKVLRRYPRRQDKAKAVRFLQGRGFPLSVALEAYRLVKEEESG, from the coding sequence ATGGGTATGGAAAAGTCCGAGGCCCTGGCCTACGCCCTGAGGCTTCTTTCCCAAAGGGCCCTGAGCCGGGCCCGCTTAAGGGAAAAGCTTTTGCGCCGCTTCCCCGAAGGGGAGGTGGAAGGGGTTTTGGCCCGCCTCGAGGCGCTGGGCTACCTGAACGACCAGGCCTTTGCGGAGGCCTTCGTGGCCTCCAGGCGGAAGTACGGTCCCCACAAGCTCCGCCACCTCCTCAGGGCCCAGGGGGTGGCGGAGGAGGTGGTGGCGAAGGTGCTGGCCGCCTATGGGGAGGAGGAGAGCCTGGAGGCGGCGCTTAAGGTCCTCCGCCGCTACCCCCGGCGCCAGGACAAGGCTAAGGCGGTGCGCTTCCTCCAGGGACGGGGCTTTCCCCTTTCCGTGGCCTTGGAGGCCTACCGGCTTGTCAAGGAGGAGGAAAGCGGGTAA
- a CDS encoding metallophosphoesterase yields MRVFAIADPHLSRLNPKPMTIFGPNWQGHPEAFFRGWREVVAEEDLVIVPGDISWAMRLGEALPDLLDLAALPGTKVLLKGNHDYWWPSISRLRAVLPPRMYALQNDALVLQGVAVAGTRGWQYPPPTPEDERIFAREVERLKLSLQDLRGKTYRHLLVAFHFPPFGPKGEATPLLELAAEAAPQAIVYGHLHGADPEKLPKAYQGIPLHLVAADALAFRPKPILEVG; encoded by the coding sequence ATGCGGGTCTTCGCCATCGCCGACCCCCATCTCTCCCGCCTCAACCCCAAGCCCATGACCATCTTCGGCCCCAACTGGCAGGGCCACCCCGAGGCCTTCTTCCGGGGCTGGCGGGAGGTGGTGGCAGAGGAAGACCTGGTGATTGTCCCCGGGGACATCTCCTGGGCCATGCGCTTGGGGGAGGCCCTGCCGGACCTTCTGGACCTGGCCGCCCTGCCCGGGACCAAGGTGCTCCTAAAGGGCAACCACGACTACTGGTGGCCCTCCATAAGCCGCTTAAGGGCGGTGCTTCCTCCCAGGATGTACGCCCTGCAAAACGACGCCCTGGTCCTCCAGGGGGTGGCGGTGGCGGGAACCCGGGGCTGGCAGTACCCACCCCCCACCCCGGAGGACGAGAGGATCTTCGCCCGGGAGGTGGAAAGGCTAAAGCTCTCCCTGCAGGACCTGAGGGGCAAAACCTACCGCCACCTTCTGGTGGCCTTTCACTTCCCCCCTTTCGGCCCCAAGGGGGAGGCCACCCCCCTTTTGGAGCTGGCCGCCGAAGCCGCTCCCCAGGCCATCGTCTACGGCCACCTGCACGGGGCGGATCCCGAGAAGCTTCCCAAGGCGTACCAGGGCATCCCCCTCCACCTGGTGGCCGCGGACGCCCTGGCCTTCCGGCCCAAGCCGATCCTGGAGGTAGGATAA
- a CDS encoding Lrp/AsnC family transcriptional regulator has protein sequence MITAFVLIRTRGERIAALGEAIAELPQVAEVYSVTGPFDLVALLRLKDLEELDDAVTQGILAMEGVERTETLLAFRAYPKKLLDQGFALGGG, from the coding sequence GTGATCACCGCCTTCGTCCTCATCCGGACCCGCGGGGAGCGCATCGCCGCCTTGGGCGAGGCCATCGCCGAACTCCCCCAGGTGGCCGAGGTCTACTCCGTCACCGGCCCCTTTGACCTGGTGGCCCTCTTGCGCCTTAAGGACCTCGAGGAGCTGGACGACGCCGTCACCCAGGGGATCCTGGCCATGGAAGGGGTGGAGCGCACGGAAACCCTCCTCGCCTTCCGCGCCTACCCCAAGAAGCTCCTGGACCAGGGCTTCGCCCTGGGGGGAGGGTAG
- a CDS encoding CPBP family intramembrane glutamic endopeptidase, which produces MAPPPLAFLLALQGGLLLLGASGMLLLGLPFGQAGPKELAYALGLLLALGGLEVLFRRLFPASFREAEGLHREVGRALKAAGVGPGFLLLLALLSGVAEEVFFRGLLQSLLMAWLGPLGLLLQALAFALLHPAPRRAFAYPVYTGLAGLLFGLAYLLTGSLLPGILAHFLHNARGFYEISKG; this is translated from the coding sequence TTGGCTCCCCCACCCCTAGCCTTCCTCCTCGCCCTCCAAGGGGGGCTACTCCTCTTGGGGGCCTCCGGCATGCTCCTCCTCGGCCTCCCCTTTGGCCAGGCGGGCCCCAAGGAGTTGGCCTATGCCCTGGGCCTCCTCCTGGCCCTGGGTGGCCTGGAGGTCCTCTTCCGGAGGCTTTTCCCCGCCTCCTTCCGGGAGGCCGAGGGTCTCCACCGGGAGGTGGGGCGGGCCCTAAAGGCGGCCGGGGTGGGGCCGGGTTTCCTCCTTCTTCTCGCCCTCCTCTCGGGGGTGGCGGAGGAGGTCTTCTTCCGGGGCCTTCTGCAAAGCCTCCTCATGGCCTGGCTTGGGCCCCTGGGGCTCCTCCTGCAGGCCCTGGCCTTTGCCCTCCTCCACCCCGCCCCCAGGCGGGCCTTCGCCTATCCCGTTTACACCGGGCTTGCCGGGCTCCTTTTCGGCCTCGCCTACCTCCTCACGGGAAGCCTCCTCCCCGGCATCCTGGCCCACTTCCTCCATAACGCCCGGGGGTTCTACGAGATCTCAAAAGGCTAG
- a CDS encoding DDE transposase family protein — translation MLKGNQGGLLGWVREVFAGMARGALPGETRAEWVREADGEVRRYEVWASPVLPPEVAAFPGARQAVRLVREVVVKGTGEVRRTEGYALTSLGPEEADARVLGEIWVGRWGVENGSFWVRDVLLREDAFQVRGRGGEVLAVLRAHLVSWLNWKGVRRKKAALEVFSFNPLAALRFLGLYAE, via the coding sequence GTGCTGAAGGGGAACCAGGGGGGGCTTTTGGGGTGGGTGCGGGAGGTGTTTGCGGGGATGGCGCGAGGAGCCCTGCCTGGGGAGACGCGGGCGGAGTGGGTGCGGGAGGCAGACGGGGAGGTGAGGCGGTACGAGGTGTGGGCTTCTCCGGTGTTGCCCCCGGAGGTGGCGGCCTTTCCTGGGGCCAGGCAGGCGGTGCGGCTGGTGCGGGAGGTGGTGGTGAAGGGGACGGGGGAGGTGAGGCGGACGGAGGGGTACGCGCTCACGAGCCTTGGGCCGGAGGAGGCGGACGCCCGGGTGCTGGGGGAGATTTGGGTGGGGCGATGGGGGGTGGAGAATGGTTCCTTCTGGGTGCGGGATGTGCTTTTGCGGGAGGACGCCTTTCAGGTGCGGGGGCGAGGGGGTGAGGTGCTGGCGGTGTTGCGGGCGCACTTGGTCTCGTGGTTGAACTGGAAGGGGGTGCGCCGGAAGAAGGCGGCCTTGGAGGTTTTCTCCTTCAACCCCCTGGCTGCCCTGCGGTTCCTGGGGCTCTATGCAGAATAG
- a CDS encoding transposase family protein has protein sequence MTLREALSQVPDPRAHNRRYPLWGLLALVLLAFLSRVDSLRGVSRFARANPHLLPHLGLRKAPGHTALTQLLHRLDPQALAEALAKVFPGRELEGEKVLVADGKVLRGSGKGKSPQVRLVEAWALSLGRTLAQARAEGREDKALLELLERLGAEGLVGKVVVGDAGFLYPEVARRVRAKGGSTSWC, from the coding sequence ATGACCCTGCGCGAAGCCCTATCCCAGGTTCCCGACCCCCGGGCCCACAACCGCCGCTACCCCCTCTGGGGCCTGCTGGCCCTGGTTCTTTTGGCCTTCCTCTCCCGCGTGGACTCCCTGCGCGGCGTCTCCCGCTTTGCCCGCGCCAACCCCCACCTCCTCCCCCACCTGGGCCTGCGCAAGGCCCCGGGCCACACCGCCCTCACCCAACTCCTCCACCGCCTGGACCCCCAGGCCCTGGCGGAGGCCCTGGCCAAGGTCTTCCCGGGAAGGGAGCTGGAAGGGGAAAAGGTCCTGGTGGCCGACGGCAAGGTGCTGCGAGGGAGCGGTAAGGGGAAGAGCCCCCAGGTCCGCCTGGTGGAGGCCTGGGCCCTTTCCCTGGGGCGCACCCTGGCCCAGGCCAGGGCGGAGGGAAGGGAGGACAAGGCGCTTCTGGAGCTTTTGGAGCGCCTGGGGGCCGAGGGGCTTGTGGGGAAGGTGGTGGTGGGGGATGCGGGGTTTTTGTACCCCGAGGTGGCCCGCCGGGTGCGGGCAAAGGGGGGGAGTACCTCCTGGTGCTGA
- a CDS encoding TlpA disulfide reductase family protein, which produces MDAVQLGPLAIPWTRVQVALALLVLVITGEVLARKVDRRFSPWAYNAVFLGLVGARLGFVLENLPVFAKDPLSVLYVWQGGFDPVWGILAGGGYTLMVVPKHLWRYALVAALLAGLTAGVLFTRGGGGQEVRLPALELSALGGTPVNLEDFRGKPLVLNTWATWCPPCRRELPMMVRLSQEHPGVRFAFVSQGEGPAVVKAFLEGQGLAPEWVLLDPETRVSQALGVQGLPTTFFFDSSGRLVARHLGELSEALLLGYLRVLR; this is translated from the coding sequence ATGGACGCGGTGCAGCTTGGGCCTTTGGCCATTCCCTGGACAAGGGTCCAGGTGGCCTTGGCCCTTTTGGTCCTGGTGATTACAGGGGAGGTGCTGGCCCGCAAGGTGGACCGCAGGTTTTCCCCCTGGGCCTATAACGCGGTTTTCCTGGGCCTGGTGGGGGCGCGCTTGGGGTTTGTTCTGGAAAACCTTCCTGTCTTCGCGAAGGATCCCCTCTCGGTGCTCTACGTCTGGCAGGGGGGGTTTGACCCCGTCTGGGGTATCTTGGCGGGAGGAGGGTATACGCTGATGGTGGTGCCCAAGCATCTTTGGCGCTACGCCTTGGTGGCGGCGTTGTTGGCCGGCCTGACGGCGGGGGTGCTCTTCACCCGGGGCGGTGGGGGGCAGGAGGTGCGCCTGCCCGCGCTGGAGCTCTCCGCCCTGGGAGGGACGCCCGTGAACCTTGAGGACTTTCGGGGCAAGCCCTTGGTGCTCAACACCTGGGCCACCTGGTGCCCTCCCTGCCGCCGGGAGCTTCCCATGATGGTGCGGCTGAGCCAGGAGCACCCGGGGGTCCGCTTTGCCTTCGTGAGCCAGGGGGAAGGTCCTGCGGTGGTGAAGGCGTTTTTGGAGGGGCAGGGGCTGGCCCCAGAGTGGGTGCTCCTGGACCCGGAGACCCGGGTTTCCCAGGCCCTGGGGGTCCAGGGGCTGCCCACCACCTTCTTCTTTGACAGCTCAGGCCGCCTGGTGGCCCGCCATCTGGGGGAGTTGTCCGAGGCGCTCCTCCTCGGCTACCTCAGGGTGTTGCGCTAG
- a CDS encoding rhodanese-like domain-containing protein, which produces MTRRALLALLPLALLAACGPKGSYQNVGPEELYRALEAGAVVVDVRTPQEFASGHVPGALNLPVEAIAQWGDSLPKDKPVYLYCRSGNRSRQAAEYLKKKGYTNLYNLEGGVLAIERAGYPLVR; this is translated from the coding sequence ATGACCCGGCGCGCCCTCCTCGCCCTTTTGCCCTTGGCCCTTCTCGCCGCCTGCGGGCCCAAGGGGAGCTACCAGAACGTGGGCCCGGAGGAGCTTTACCGGGCCCTCGAGGCCGGGGCGGTGGTGGTGGACGTGCGCACCCCCCAGGAGTTTGCCTCGGGGCACGTGCCCGGGGCCCTCAACCTCCCCGTGGAGGCCATCGCCCAGTGGGGGGACTCCCTTCCCAAGGACAAGCCGGTGTACCTCTACTGCCGTAGCGGCAACCGCAGCCGCCAGGCGGCAGAGTACCTGAAGAAAAAGGGCTACACCAACCTCTACAACCTGGAGGGTGGGGTGCTGGCCATAGAGCGGGCGGGGTATCCGCTGGTCCGCTGA
- the pdo gene encoding protein disulfide oxidoreductase produces MALLGPKEQEIVRERLSNLARDVELVLFTDTSTLIAPGKEPCLYCKETKQLLEELAALSDKLHLVVYDLATPEGQEKAKEYQVEAAPTLILREKGSSAINLRYRGIPAGYEFASLLEDLEMLGRDGHGLPENVVQELNNLPEEVVLQVFVTPTCPYCPQAVRTAHRMAYASPKVWGEMIEANEFPELSSRYHIHGVPDTIVNHGKERILGAQPLSQFLQAIRKAVGVKA; encoded by the coding sequence ATGGCGTTACTGGGACCGAAGGAGCAGGAGATCGTACGCGAGCGGCTTTCCAACCTGGCGCGGGATGTGGAGCTTGTGCTTTTCACCGACACCTCCACCCTCATCGCCCCGGGTAAGGAGCCCTGCCTGTACTGCAAGGAGACCAAGCAGCTTCTGGAGGAGCTGGCTGCCCTTTCCGACAAGCTTCACCTGGTGGTCTACGATCTCGCCACCCCTGAGGGGCAGGAGAAGGCCAAGGAGTACCAGGTGGAGGCGGCCCCCACCCTGATCCTCCGGGAGAAGGGTTCTTCCGCCATCAACCTGCGCTACCGGGGTATCCCGGCGGGGTATGAGTTTGCCAGCCTCTTGGAGGACCTCGAGATGCTGGGCCGGGACGGGCACGGACTCCCGGAAAACGTGGTCCAGGAGCTGAACAACCTCCCTGAGGAGGTGGTGCTCCAGGTCTTCGTGACCCCCACCTGCCCCTACTGCCCGCAGGCGGTGCGCACCGCCCACCGCATGGCCTACGCCTCCCCCAAGGTCTGGGGTGAGATGATCGAGGCCAACGAGTTCCCGGAGCTCTCTAGCCGCTACCATATCCACGGGGTGCCGGACACCATCGTGAACCACGGCAAGGAGAGGATCCTGGGAGCCCAGCCCCTCTCCCAGTTCCTGCAGGCCATCCGCAAGGCCGTGGGGGTGAAGGCCTAG